From the genome of Medicago truncatula cultivar Jemalong A17 chromosome 2, MtrunA17r5.0-ANR, whole genome shotgun sequence:
ccaaaatcgcaacttttgaaaagatagggggccaaacgtgcaattaagccttaatattattatttgtgccTTTGAGTTTCTTTGTTATTGTAACCAACTCTAAATTTCGACTTTTTAAACTtctattgtgatttttttgttgtgaatcgAAGAATTTAACTCTTTCATGCACCTTACTTTTTCTAAAATTGTCGTATTGTCGTACCAGTACCTGTATCGTACCAGGTACCCGTACCTTCGCGACATAGGACGTAGGTCATTGTTGGGACGAACTAGATGATCAAATCTTTGTGTGTTGGTTTCTCctctctttatctttttcttatggTTTATGCTTTACACTTGGTTACTAGATTAGATATAGGTCTACAACTGTTATTGTTGCTTGAGGCTACTTTGATATCGGTTACTACTTCCTTTTGCTCCACATGTCTAAGTTTATTGTTGTGAGTTTTGAGTCTGAATTCACAACAAtgtatttgagtattaatacgTTATGACAATAATAAATGGTTGGATCAATGAAATTCATTGTttatctatgaagcacagacacctAAAGGATCAGACGTGTCATATTGTCTCACACGCGTCAGTGTCTGAGTCGTATGAATATGTACGACATGTGTTAGAAATCTGAGACAAGCGTcctaacaaaatttgttttttcttccttttcacaCTCCTTCAATCAGTGTCAGAAACATACATGACACACGTACGACActaatgtagtatttttgcatcaaacaatagtaagtatttatatcgtctcctcagggactagtgcgatatcacagaccgttcgacaccaaatatcattctaagttaaaagataatttgttgtttgttttagtaaccaAGTGCAAAAGTAAAAGTTGAGAGTAATAAGGCGTAAAAACGTTGgaattagagttccttgattaAGCGTCAAACATAACCTAATAATCACATATATGGATTCCACCGTTTTAccgatattatcacgtatcacTCAACAAGATTATTCGTGTCCAAATAATCGTGTGAGATCAATTGTATTGTTCAATAGTTGAATTCCCAAACTATTAAACAATCCAATTGTCGATCGGatcgtttaatcgacgatttctcaatctattcaACGATCCGAAAGCTTTATGTACTGATACCTtgtgtgattatcaaaacatcaatcCTATGTCTAGAATTATTGTTTTGATAGATAAactattctaaacctagattcaaaagtacttttcaataacaattaaatcaaagataaaaatgAATTGCAAGAATAATTTCAATATCATGTAAATTGCTAGAATTATATATTACAAGATTAAAAGATTACATTCTAAGCTcaatcaagtacctctaatcccaacgaAGGAGATTTAGTTCATCATTGTCATGAGAACATTACAAACGTGGAAGGAAAGTTGAGAATCCATGCAAGGAACTTGATTTCTCCAAGAATCTTGATGAATCCACACTCAATCACTATTGCCCAATATACACAGTGTATTTTCACCCAATTCTCTCTCTAAATATGTTACAAGATATGTCTCAATTGAGAGAAATAAGCTTTTATACTTGTgctgaaaaaatataattttgccaGGCGGAATCTGGCTCACCATGGCGAACTGAGCTTTCTTTGCCAGTGGGTTTCTGCCATGTCACCAGGATAAGATGAAACCGCCTTATTTCGCCAGGCAAGAATAtttctcgccatggcgaattgTTCTTGCCCTGTTTTTCTAAATTCCTGGAACTGCTCGCCTTTCAGCTCACCATGGCCATCTCTGTGGCGAAGGACCCTGGAACTCCCTGGAGTTGCTCGCCTTTCAGCTTGCCATGGCCATCTTTGTGGCGAAGGACCCTGGAGCTCGCTGGAGTTGCTCGTCATTtggctcgccatggcgagatgACTTTTTcacctttttgttgtttttgactCTTGCTTGATGTTTTGGCACTCGattcctgcacaaatgggtagAGTAAGATGACTAAAGCGTAATAGGTCAAAATTCCCCTttctctcggcttttccctaGATAACTTGTAAAACAAGTAATAAACGTGTCGTAAATAAACATTGAAAACACTACTTCCTGACACTTATCAGGCACGTGTCGGTCAAACTAAGACAAGTATCCGAAAGACTTATCTTTACAAACCTTACACTCGCCTTGGACACATCTACAACATGTTAACAATGTGTCGGGGTAATAAAAGCTGATTACAATATTTTTAGCTTTTGTAATAGTAGATGGATAAATATAGATCAAATACTATCTTATTATATTTCgggttttttttacttattctAGAGGTAAATCCAATCCAAGTGATACTACATAGTCATCAAGAACCAGAGAGCACGCAACATAGCATCTTGGGACAATGTAATGTCATGGAGAAATCTGCAGTTTTGCATATTGATCCTTCCCTTGTATCATCTAATTCTATTCCTTCAAGTTCAATGGGAAACATCCTTGAACAAGAACATACTGTCTTCAGTGAAGGAAGTGTTCGACCGgttaatcaaagaaatcacagttgttgaagaaaaatataatataataaataaaatcatctgTTGGTGCTGCATCCTTTGAGGTGTAACTAAAAAGCAGAAAAATCAACATGTGTGTAATAGATATAtcttattttgattaatttatatGTGGCGGTGTCGTTGTCTTGTGCTTTTTACATTAGGGGTGTCGACGTGTCGTGTTGTGTCAGAGTTCGTGCTTCATAGTTGTTTATCATGACTTGTTAAGTTGAGTAATTCATGTAAGAGTTATTCCTAGAGTCAAAGTATCACCACtcatttccttttattttctccaaGTTGTTTGATCATTCCTCCTTTACCTTCTGTGTTTTTAAAAAGACTGCATGGAGAATATACTTTTggtaaaattgatttatgtttggtttCCTTCCTCTTCGAGTTGTTTAACTCCTTTGATTTGTTAATGACATtcttttgctttattttttttgagagagaatgACATTCTTTTGCTTCTGTTTATGTTTATGGTACACAAATATGAGATGAACTTATGTAGCTCTGGTTTCTAAGTTTCAATATTCAAAAGTTCCTTAATTCCTTTACCTTGTTAAGTTTGATGCTAATTTGTTTTGTCTAAAGATATTGGCTCCAATAGTAATAGTACTTTCATAACGTGGTGTTCATGAGGCTTAACGTTGAATCTTTTCACGCCAAATTCGATGTATTGCACAATGCAGATCATAAGAACACTAAGCACAATAGCTTAGACTATGTAGTACAAATTAGTTCTAGCTAGTACAATAACAATGTATATATACTTGATGTACTTTCCATTACAATTCAATGAAAtcatttcactatttttcacaTTCTTAATACGATGTATTTCATTGTATGAACACACTTGAAGATCTAGTTTGATAGCTCAATAATGTATATTACTTTTCATGTGATATTCATGAATGTTTTAACTGGCAGGGTTAAATTCAAACAATAAGGTTTCCGCTGTATCAGTGCCTCCGACCGCTCAAAGTGAGGGTGAGATCTTGCCGTCATCCACTTTAAAGAGCTATACCTATGCAGAACTCTCGACAGCCACTGGAAATTTTTTTCCAGACAATGTGTTAGGAGAAGGTAGTTTTGGAGCAGTTTTTAAGGGTTGGATTGATGAGAATTCATTTTCTGCTGCCAAACCTGGCATTGGCATTGTTATTGCTATCAAAAGCCTTAATCAAGAAAGCTTCCGAAGTCACAGGGAGTGGTTGGTTAGTTTAATATACTTGTTTAAATCATTTGCTTTTGATAATTAAGAAGCAGATAGTTTCTTAATTATCAATTGTTTGGTCTATGGTTAATTAATGATTCAAAGAAGCAAATCTCAAGTTGCTACATTTAAAACCACAGTTTCAGTAATACTATGTTACTATGTTAGTAATTAGTTATGATTGGAAAACTAGGAGGGTTTATTTTTGGGTGTGCAGACAATACAAGTTTGTCTTACTATGTTTCTGTTTTCACTTCTAGGCTGAAGTAAACTACCATGGAAGGTTTTCTCATCCTCATTTAGTGAGATTGATCGGTTATTGCCTTGAAAATGAACACCGTCTTCTCGTCTATGAGTTTATGCCTCGTGGAAGCTTGGAGAATCACTTGTTCAGGAGTGAGTTATTATTCCTTTCCCATCTTTTCCCTTAGCTTTTAACTTCGGAAGAAGTTTGTTTAACATTAGCAAtattattgaaatttgaaacaggAGGATCATATTTCCAACCTCTTTCATGGAGCCTCCGTCTGAAGGTTGCTCTTGACGCTGCCAAAGGGCTTGCATTTCTGCACAGTGCTGAAAATAAAGTGATATATAGAGATTTTAAGACTTCAAATGTCTTGTTGGATTCTGTATGTAGAATTGTAG
Proteins encoded in this window:
- the LOC25487890 gene encoding probable serine/threonine-protein kinase PBL9 — protein: MGVCLSAQVKTELPCNTGLNSNNKVSAVSVPPTAQSEGEILPSSTLKSYTYAELSTATGNFFPDNVLGEGSFGAVFKGWIDENSFSAAKPGIGIVIAIKSLNQESFRSHREWLAEVNYHGRFSHPHLVRLIGYCLENEHRLLVYEFMPRGSLENHLFRRGSYFQPLSWSLRLKVALDAAKGLAFLHSAENKVIYRDFKTSNVLLDSDYNAKLSDFGLARDGPTGDKSHIFTNTLVGNNGYAAPEYVDSGLLTTKSDVYSFGVVLLEMVCGRRVIDNNKPYGEHNLVQWAKPYLTDKRKVLRVLDSRLEGQCSSVEAYKVTSLSLKCLSEKSSRPNMDEVVSTLEQLVHKLQTRQN